Proteins from a genomic interval of Clostridium sp. 'deep sea':
- the pgsA gene encoding CDP-diacylglycerol--glycerol-3-phosphate 3-phosphatidyltransferase, with protein MPNIITFVRILTLPFLVNFLMDGSQSANKIALIIFLVASLTDFLDGFIARRFNLVSNLGKLLDPLADKLLVVSVLVTMIATGEVSPIVVLLILTREFAVTGLRAIVASEGVVIAASKYGKIKTVTQIVAITILILARIMTSGIWFTVGTSMLYIATLATVLSGIDYFYNARHVFK; from the coding sequence GTGCCTAATATTATAACATTTGTTCGCATATTAACCCTGCCGTTTTTGGTCAATTTTTTAATGGACGGTTCGCAGTCTGCTAATAAAATTGCCTTAATTATTTTTTTAGTAGCGTCTTTAACAGATTTTTTAGATGGTTTTATAGCTAGAAGGTTTAATTTAGTATCTAATTTAGGTAAACTACTCGATCCTTTAGCGGATAAACTACTGGTAGTAAGTGTATTAGTTACTATGATAGCCACTGGTGAGGTGTCACCTATTGTTGTATTATTGATATTAACAAGAGAGTTTGCTGTTACGGGTTTAAGAGCCATTGTTGCTAGTGAAGGGGTAGTTATTGCAGCAAGTAAATACGGTAAAATTAAAACTGTTACTCAAATAGTTGCAATCACAATCTTGATTTTAGCTAGGATAATGACATCTGGAATTTGGTTTACAGTAGGAACCTCAATGTTATATATTGCCACTCTAGCAACTGTATTATCTGGCATTGATTACTTTTACAATGCAAGACATGTTTTTAAATAA
- a CDS encoding 4Fe-4S binding protein, with translation MSRKKAVITINYDWCKRCGICSTFCPKNVFETDNSGKPSVKDADACILCRMCEKRCPDLAINVEEVNE, from the coding sequence ATGAGTAGGAAGAAGGCTGTTATAACCATTAACTACGATTGGTGCAAGAGATGCGGTATTTGTTCAACTTTTTGCCCCAAAAATGTTTTCGAAACCGATAATAGTGGAAAGCCTAGTGTTAAGGACGCAGATGCCTGCATCTTATGTAGAATGTGTGAAAAGAGATGTCCTGACTTGGCTATCAATGTTGAAGAGGTGAATGAGTAA
- the rimO gene encoding 30S ribosomal protein S12 methylthiotransferase RimO, producing the protein MKKTINNKVKIHIVKLGCDKNDVDAEIMGGLLLKSNFDITTKAEEADVIIINTCGFINSAKQESIDYILDAIEYKKNGSCHKVIVSGCLAQRYANELAKELTEVDAFVGVGDIDKISNIIKDVQNNKNDKIYCSDPQLSDRFAERIVSQGDVTAYVKIAEGCDSFCSYCVIPMLRGRYQSRTVESILNEVKKLAQSGIKEINLVAQNTTAYGVDLWGEPKLVDLLKRLLEIKEIRWFRLLYCYQDNITNELLDLISSEERIASYLDIPIQHSHPQVLKNMNRNAINKVNVDWFCDLQRRVPNITLRTTVMVGFPGETDEQFNHLVNFINEVKFNHLGVFCFSAEEGTRAYSMKNQVDTQTSLDRYNTIKDEQLYIALNKKRELLKKQLPILLLEQDGDLWLGRGEGDAPEIDNICYVANVVNAKKGDVIIVEIDEIDFDYLKGRMLHIEKRA; encoded by the coding sequence ATGAAAAAAACAATAAATAACAAAGTGAAAATTCATATTGTAAAATTAGGTTGCGATAAAAACGATGTAGATGCAGAAATTATGGGTGGTTTATTATTAAAAAGTAATTTTGATATAACTACTAAAGCAGAGGAAGCTGATGTTATAATTATAAATACTTGTGGCTTTATTAACTCAGCAAAACAAGAATCGATTGACTATATTTTAGATGCAATTGAGTATAAAAAAAATGGTAGCTGCCACAAGGTAATTGTATCGGGCTGTTTAGCTCAAAGATATGCTAATGAGCTGGCAAAGGAACTAACTGAAGTAGATGCCTTTGTAGGTGTAGGGGATATCGATAAAATATCTAACATTATAAAAGATGTTCAAAATAATAAAAATGATAAAATATATTGCAGTGATCCACAACTAAGTGACAGATTTGCGGAGCGTATAGTGAGTCAAGGCGATGTTACAGCTTATGTAAAGATTGCTGAAGGCTGTGATAGTTTTTGCTCCTACTGTGTTATTCCTATGCTTAGAGGTCGTTATCAAAGTAGAACTGTGGAGAGTATTCTAAATGAAGTGAAAAAATTAGCGCAATCTGGTATTAAGGAAATAAACCTGGTTGCTCAAAATACTACGGCATATGGGGTAGATTTATGGGGTGAACCTAAATTAGTAGATTTATTAAAACGACTTTTAGAGATTAAAGAGATAAGGTGGTTTAGACTGCTTTATTGTTACCAAGACAATATAACAAATGAGCTATTAGACTTAATTTCTAGTGAAGAAAGAATTGCTTCATATTTAGATATACCAATTCAACATTCTCACCCTCAAGTTTTGAAGAATATGAATCGCAATGCCATAAATAAAGTTAATGTTGATTGGTTTTGTGACTTGCAAAGAAGAGTTCCAAATATTACATTAAGAACTACAGTCATGGTCGGTTTTCCGGGAGAAACTGATGAGCAGTTCAATCACTTAGTGAACTTTATTAATGAAGTGAAGTTTAATCATTTGGGTGTGTTTTGTTTTTCTGCCGAAGAGGGCACAAGAGCATATAGCATGAAAAATCAGGTTGATACTCAAACAAGTTTAGACAGATATAATACTATTAAAGATGAACAATTATATATAGCGCTTAATAAAAAACGGGAACTACTAAAAAAACAGCTTCCAATTTTACTGCTTGAGCAAGATGGAGATTTGTGGCTTGGTAGAGGAGAAGGGGATGCCCCAGAAATAGATAATATATGTTATGTTGCTAATGTTGTTAATGCGAAAAAAGGCGATGTAATAATTGTAGAGATAGATGAAATAGACTTTGATTATCTAAAAGGGAGAATGTTGCATATTGAAAAACGTGCCTAA
- a CDS encoding undecaprenyl-diphosphate phosphatase gives MWIKALILGIIQGFAEFLPISSSGHLVLASEILQINAPGNVMEVMLHLGTLGSVFVCFWDKIKMLIIDFFSLFIRKRSRVRSEAANYKNLSLYLILASIPAVVTGLFLDSYFQELFDKVIYTGVALLFTAGVLWFADYYSKGRKKLNKIKAKDAFIIGLWQSIAVFPGISRAGMTIFGGLKRGLKKNLL, from the coding sequence ATGTGGATTAAAGCATTAATACTCGGAATTATTCAAGGGTTTGCAGAGTTTTTGCCCATTAGTAGCTCTGGTCATTTAGTATTAGCCAGTGAAATATTACAAATTAATGCTCCTGGTAACGTAATGGAAGTAATGCTTCATTTAGGAACATTAGGGTCTGTGTTTGTTTGTTTCTGGGATAAAATTAAAATGCTAATCATTGACTTCTTTAGTCTTTTTATAAGAAAAAGAAGCAGAGTCCGTAGTGAAGCAGCAAATTATAAGAATTTATCTCTGTATTTAATCTTAGCATCAATTCCAGCAGTTGTAACAGGACTATTTTTAGATAGTTATTTTCAAGAGTTATTTGATAAAGTCATTTATACTGGGGTAGCATTATTGTTTACAGCAGGTGTATTATGGTTTGCTGATTATTACTCAAAAGGCAGGAAAAAACTAAATAAAATAAAAGCAAAGGATGCATTCATAATTGGTTTATGGCAGAGTATAGCGGTTTTCCCCGGCATATCAAGGGCGGGAATGACTATATTTGGTGGTTTAAAAAGAGGATTAAAAAAGAATCTGCTGTAG
- a CDS encoding 2-oxoacid:acceptor oxidoreductase subunit alpha, with translation MAEKNIKLLQGNEACVQGALAAGLKFFAGYPITPSTELAELCALNLPKIGGKFVQMEDEIAGMAATIGGSLAGLKSMTATSGPGYSLKQENLGFAIMAEVPCVIVNVMRGGPSTGLPTATAQGDVMQARWGTHGDHPIIALAPYSVPDAYHTTIRAFNLAEKYSTPVVVLLDEVIGHMREAIEIPETVEGIIERKNPEVAPEEYLPYKADADKAPNLARFGSGYPYHVTGLAHDFTGFPTTDINKVQYLMDRLRDKIELHKDDIVEVEEIEMADADVMIVAYGSVSRVAANAMRSARAEGKKVGLLRLKTIWPFADKYIEKYADQVKAVIVPEQNQGQLVYEVERLMNGKAPVFAENRYDGELMKPVQILNCIKEVYKNA, from the coding sequence ATGGCAGAAAAAAACATTAAATTATTACAAGGAAATGAGGCCTGTGTACAAGGTGCTTTAGCTGCAGGTCTTAAGTTTTTTGCAGGGTATCCAATAACACCATCAACAGAACTTGCTGAATTGTGTGCCTTAAATTTACCTAAAATTGGTGGTAAATTTGTTCAAATGGAAGATGAAATCGCTGGTATGGCTGCTACTATTGGTGGTTCTTTAGCTGGCTTAAAATCAATGACAGCAACAAGTGGACCAGGTTATTCATTAAAACAAGAAAACTTAGGATTTGCTATCATGGCTGAAGTTCCATGTGTAATTGTTAATGTAATGAGGGGTGGCCCTTCTACAGGTCTACCAACAGCAACAGCTCAAGGTGATGTTATGCAGGCACGTTGGGGAACACATGGTGATCATCCAATTATTGCTTTAGCGCCTTACTCTGTACCAGATGCTTATCATACTACAATAAGAGCTTTTAATTTAGCTGAAAAATATAGTACACCAGTTGTAGTATTACTTGATGAAGTAATTGGACACATGAGAGAAGCTATTGAAATTCCTGAAACAGTTGAAGGAATCATTGAAAGAAAAAATCCAGAAGTTGCACCCGAGGAGTATTTACCATATAAAGCGGATGCAGATAAAGCCCCTAATTTAGCAAGGTTTGGCTCTGGTTACCCATATCATGTAACTGGTTTAGCTCACGATTTCACTGGGTTTCCAACTACTGATATAAATAAAGTTCAGTACTTAATGGATAGATTAAGAGATAAAATTGAGTTACACAAAGATGACATCGTAGAGGTTGAAGAAATTGAAATGGCTGATGCTGATGTTATGATTGTTGCCTATGGTTCTGTATCACGAGTAGCTGCAAATGCTATGAGATCTGCTAGAGCTGAAGGTAAAAAGGTTGGTTTGTTAAGACTAAAAACTATTTGGCCATTTGCCGATAAGTATATTGAAAAATATGCAGATCAAGTTAAAGCTGTTATAGTTCCAGAGCAAAACCAAGGTCAACTTGTTTATGAAGTTGAGAGATTAATGAACGGTAAAGCTCCTGTATTTGCTGAAAACAGATACGATGGAGAATTAATGAAACCTGTTCAAATCCTTAACTGCATTAAGGAGGTTTATAAAAATGCTTAA
- a CDS encoding magnesium transporter CorA family protein, with the protein MIRVTLCKDEQVVAQNVNWEEYMEKYRFQPGLIWIDMDQPNEEEWEKLCQYFDLDNLTILTSKHYTEYPVIDEYEEYIFIATHFYELNHVNLSSIKKELDIFIGKGYLITVHRGEISLINRIRETMATIIPYVKNDHSMMAIYILQEHLGAFNQVVDLLENRVEGIEKVILKESNEEVLDDLINFRSYCNELKRSIRPICDQYHHFAVLNSSKLSLRATRSLKILEDRSFAIRENIDIIRDSISSLQDSYMTVVSNRMNELSFKMNEVIHQLTLVSTIFLPLTFITGWYGMNFKHMPELNFKYGYPIIIVVTIAISIILNKIFKVRGWYFRQKNKLFKKGKNEKNNK; encoded by the coding sequence TTGATTCGTGTTACATTATGTAAAGATGAACAAGTAGTTGCTCAAAATGTTAATTGGGAAGAGTATATGGAAAAATATCGATTTCAACCAGGATTAATTTGGATTGATATGGATCAACCTAATGAAGAAGAATGGGAAAAATTGTGTCAATACTTTGACCTAGATAACTTAACCATTCTAACAAGCAAACACTATACTGAATATCCTGTTATTGATGAATATGAAGAGTATATATTTATCGCTACTCATTTTTATGAGTTAAACCATGTAAATCTTAGTAGCATAAAAAAAGAACTAGATATTTTTATTGGTAAGGGATACTTAATAACTGTACATAGAGGTGAAATATCTCTTATTAATAGAATAAGAGAAACTATGGCTACTATTATACCATACGTAAAAAATGACCATTCTATGATGGCAATTTATATTCTACAAGAACATTTAGGTGCTTTTAATCAAGTTGTTGACCTTTTAGAAAATAGAGTTGAAGGTATAGAAAAAGTAATACTTAAGGAAAGTAACGAAGAAGTACTAGATGATTTAATAAATTTTAGAAGCTATTGTAATGAGCTTAAAAGAAGTATAAGACCAATTTGTGACCAATACCATCATTTTGCTGTTTTAAATAGTTCTAAGCTTAGTTTAAGAGCTACTCGTTCATTAAAAATACTTGAAGATAGGTCTTTTGCTATTAGAGAAAATATTGATATTATTAGAGACTCCATTAGTAGTTTACAGGATTCTTACATGACAGTGGTTTCTAATAGAATGAATGAATTATCTTTTAAAATGAATGAGGTTATACATCAATTAACGTTAGTATCTACAATTTTTTTACCTTTAACATTTATAACAGGTTGGTATGGTATGAACTTTAAACATATGCCAGAATTGAACTTTAAGTATGGATACCCTATAATCATAGTTGTTACAATTGCCATATCTATCATTCTCAATAAAATTTTTAAGGTTAGAGGATGGTATTTTAGGCAAAAAAACAAATTATTTAAAAAGGGTAAAAATGAAAAAAACAATAAATAA
- a CDS encoding ATP-dependent Clp protease proteolytic subunit has protein sequence MNNQNPNQNQNQNENLQTLNQMGQTKVVEDNSNIHIITIIGQVEGHVVLPPQNKTTKYEHILPQLVAIEQNPNIKGILVLINTVGGDVEAGLAIAEVISSMSTPTVTIVLGGGHSIGIPIAVAGDYSFIVTTATMTVHPVRLNGMVITVPQTYDHLNKMQERIVRFVVENSNISDENYRKLMFNTGELSTDIGTVLVGEEAVKDGLIDAIGGVSHAITKLREIMNGAS, from the coding sequence ATGAATAATCAGAATCCTAATCAAAACCAAAATCAAAATGAAAATTTACAAACACTAAATCAAATGGGGCAAACCAAAGTTGTTGAGGATAACAGTAATATACATATAATAACTATTATAGGACAAGTTGAGGGTCATGTGGTTTTACCACCGCAAAATAAAACAACTAAGTATGAACATATTTTACCTCAGCTAGTTGCTATAGAACAGAACCCAAATATAAAAGGTATTTTAGTTTTAATAAATACTGTAGGGGGCGATGTTGAAGCAGGGTTGGCTATTGCAGAAGTTATTTCGAGCATGTCTACACCAACTGTCACCATAGTGTTAGGTGGAGGTCACTCAATTGGTATACCTATTGCTGTAGCAGGTGATTATAGCTTTATTGTAACAACAGCTACTATGACCGTACATCCTGTAAGGTTAAATGGCATGGTAATAACTGTACCTCAAACCTATGATCATTTAAATAAAATGCAGGAGCGCATTGTTAGATTTGTTGTAGAAAACTCTAATATTTCCGACGAGAATTACCGAAAATTAATGTTTAACACAGGGGAGCTTTCTACAGATATTGGAACTGTATTAGTTGGAGAAGAGGCTGTTAAAGATGGTTTAATAGATGCTATAGGTGGAGTTAGTCATGCTATTACAAAATTAAGAGAAATAATGAATGGTGCAAGTTAA
- a CDS encoding YlzJ-like family protein, translating into MLYTIIPIGDVLRDIEKEKIKPYDELTINGVSCYVEKITDFEYKIIRVHSSNPSDYLNNSLQPGSIINLKNNL; encoded by the coding sequence ATGCTTTACACCATAATCCCTATAGGGGATGTTTTAAGAGATATTGAAAAAGAGAAAATAAAGCCCTATGATGAACTAACTATTAATGGTGTTTCTTGCTATGTGGAAAAAATAACCGATTTTGAATACAAAATTATTCGAGTTCATAGTTCTAATCCTAGTGATTATTTAAATAATAGCCTGCAACCAGGTAGTATTATTAACTTAAAAAACAATCTCTAA
- a CDS encoding helix-turn-helix domain-containing protein, with the protein MSEVGIYLKSRREELNISYEELYESTKIRILYLKAIEEGNFESLPGEVYLRGFLRTISRELKVDYDHVLALYESETKKSSAEGDIEEVTQKNIKPNDGKKSGKSAIVWVVFGIIIVGCIIAAFMLSQKTPASLLF; encoded by the coding sequence TTGTCTGAAGTTGGTATTTATTTAAAAAGTAGAAGAGAAGAGTTAAATATAAGCTACGAAGAACTATATGAAAGCACCAAAATAAGAATACTTTATTTAAAAGCTATAGAAGAAGGAAATTTTGAGAGTTTACCTGGTGAGGTTTATTTAAGGGGATTTTTAAGGACAATTTCTCGTGAATTAAAGGTAGATTATGACCATGTATTAGCTTTATATGAAAGTGAAACTAAAAAATCAAGTGCTGAAGGCGATATTGAAGAAGTTACTCAAAAAAATATTAAACCAAATGATGGAAAAAAAAGTGGTAAAAGTGCAATTGTTTGGGTAGTATTTGGCATAATAATAGTGGGCTGTATAATAGCAGCATTTATGCTATCTCAAAAAACACCAGCTTCTTTGCTTTTTTAG
- a CDS encoding DNA translocase FtsK: MPKIEKAPKGNKFKYEIIGISTIFVAIFIAFILLNSNNSGFIGMFLYRVIANVFGANGSWFLVFIVASLGVSIITRNTVEFSFKFQLCSIFLLVTILSIVHLFCIPNLNDAFSLGMKSTGGGIIGGLSLFILYKAIGYYGTIIALTAFLLINILIITKVSFVGFVKKAYAFVKEQISNIKQSKKPQKIKKSSEKDSFIIEGRTSTTASDKRKKKKEIKETKITKSSTAENKAVDNSQSVSDQEEPQVVMQLAIPDIEYNTPSLDLLEDFEDLTENNQHSIREQASKIEETLKNFKIESRVTRVSVGPTITRYELQIAAGVKVSRVSSLEDDIALSLAVANIRIEAPIPGKAAIGIEVPNTSNSVVFLKQVLTSEEYQAKSGNVVVGLGLDISGRPIIADICKTPHMLIAGATGSGKSVCINVIINSILFRYAPTDVKFVMIDPKRVELSCYNGLPHLLTPVVTDPKKASSALFWVVQEMDKRYEKLAKRGARDINRYNEIIAKDIVVNPEQDSEKLPFIIVIIDELADLMMVASKDVEDAICRIAQMGRAAGIHLVIGTQRPSVDVITGLIKANIPARIAFAVSSAIDSRTILDMSGAEKLLGKGDMLYAEPGKSKPIRVQGAYISEQEVADVVKSITNQTSAQYVKEDFEEKTKNTGAIDSDVDEYFNDAVKLIVDNNSASISMIQRRFRVGYARAARIIDQLEQAGIVGGYEGSKPRKVFADTEIVSKILNNKE; this comes from the coding sequence GTGCCAAAAATAGAGAAGGCTCCAAAAGGTAATAAATTTAAATACGAGATAATAGGAATATCAACTATCTTTGTGGCCATTTTTATAGCATTTATTTTATTGAATAGTAATAACTCAGGTTTTATTGGTATGTTTTTATATAGGGTAATAGCAAATGTTTTTGGTGCTAATGGCTCATGGTTTTTAGTATTTATAGTAGCAAGCTTAGGGGTAAGTATAATTACTAGAAATACTGTAGAGTTTAGTTTTAAATTTCAATTATGTTCAATTTTTTTATTAGTTACAATTTTAAGTATAGTTCATTTGTTTTGTATACCTAACCTTAATGATGCATTCTCGCTTGGAATGAAAAGCACAGGTGGTGGAATTATTGGGGGACTGAGTTTATTTATTTTATATAAGGCAATAGGTTATTATGGCACAATTATTGCTTTAACTGCTTTTTTACTGATAAATATTTTAATTATAACAAAGGTTAGTTTTGTAGGTTTTGTTAAAAAAGCATATGCTTTTGTTAAAGAGCAAATCAGTAATATAAAACAAAGCAAAAAGCCTCAAAAAATAAAAAAAAGTAGTGAAAAAGATTCCTTTATTATTGAAGGAAGAACAAGTACAACTGCTAGTGATAAACGCAAAAAAAAGAAAGAAATAAAAGAAACTAAAATAACTAAATCTAGTACAGCTGAAAATAAAGCTGTAGATAATTCTCAATCTGTTTCTGATCAGGAAGAGCCACAAGTGGTTATGCAACTTGCAATACCTGATATAGAGTATAATACACCTTCGCTTGATTTATTGGAGGATTTTGAAGATTTAACAGAGAACAATCAGCATAGTATTAGAGAACAGGCTTCAAAAATAGAAGAAACTCTCAAAAACTTTAAGATTGAATCTAGGGTAACACGAGTTTCAGTAGGTCCAACAATAACTAGATATGAACTGCAAATAGCTGCTGGAGTTAAAGTAAGTAGAGTGTCTTCTTTAGAGGATGATATAGCATTAAGTTTAGCGGTAGCTAACATAAGAATAGAAGCCCCTATCCCAGGCAAGGCTGCTATCGGAATTGAGGTTCCTAATACCTCTAATAGTGTTGTATTTTTAAAGCAAGTTTTAACAAGTGAAGAATATCAAGCTAAAAGTGGAAATGTTGTTGTAGGTTTAGGTTTAGATATATCGGGTAGGCCTATTATTGCTGATATATGTAAAACTCCACATATGCTGATAGCTGGGGCAACAGGCTCAGGAAAATCGGTATGTATTAATGTAATTATTAATAGCATTTTATTTAGGTATGCTCCTACTGATGTGAAATTTGTTATGATTGATCCAAAGCGAGTTGAGTTAAGCTGCTATAATGGACTACCACATCTTCTTACACCAGTTGTTACAGACCCGAAAAAGGCATCGTCAGCTTTATTTTGGGTAGTGCAGGAGATGGACAAGCGTTATGAAAAGTTAGCAAAACGTGGAGCAAGAGATATTAATAGGTATAACGAAATTATTGCTAAGGATATTGTTGTTAATCCAGAGCAAGATAGTGAGAAGTTACCGTTTATTATTGTTATTATAGATGAGTTAGCTGACTTAATGATGGTTGCCTCAAAAGATGTAGAAGATGCAATTTGTAGAATTGCTCAAATGGGACGAGCTGCGGGTATTCACTTAGTAATTGGTACTCAAAGACCATCGGTGGATGTAATAACTGGGCTTATTAAAGCAAATATACCTGCTAGAATTGCATTTGCTGTTTCCTCGGCAATAGATAGTAGAACTATATTAGATATGTCAGGGGCAGAAAAGCTATTGGGTAAAGGTGATATGTTATATGCAGAACCAGGAAAAAGCAAGCCAATTAGAGTTCAAGGAGCATATATTTCAGAGCAAGAGGTTGCTGACGTAGTAAAGTCAATTACAAATCAAACTAGTGCTCAATATGTTAAAGAAGACTTTGAAGAAAAAACAAAAAATACAGGTGCAATTGATAGTGATGTGGATGAGTATTTTAATGATGCAGTTAAGTTAATTGTGGATAATAATTCAGCCTCTATATCCATGATTCAACGAAGATTTAGAGTTGGTTATGCAAGAGCAGCTAGAATAATTGATCAATTAGAGCAGGCTGGTATTGTAGGTGGGTACGAAGGAAGTAAACCACGTAAGGTATTTGCAGACACTGAAATAGTAAGCAAAATATTAAATAATAAAGAGTAG
- a CDS encoding GntR family transcriptional regulator: MSIEINRKSGVPLYIQIKQYICAQINNHNWHPGYKLPPERDFAKMLGVSRNTVSMAYKELEDENRLISRQGKGTFVVEETLSNQKKMLSKLMDDAIEEAIQQGYSNEDILSMVSQIINKKSEELRKVNILFIECNNEQVDFFAKELSSESGIYVEPLVISEIKDRQQFLKYIKKFDLIVTTYFHYDQVKSLVGTYEIGVLAISLAPQLETMIRIAQLKKDECLGLICITDIFAEMVHQLIISAGIKVKVFNYTVTKDIDELRKFITSCNFILTSPGRKKEVMALANEDTEVIEFVYRPDVGSVNTLKKAVLNFKRRSSKERVK; the protein is encoded by the coding sequence ATGTCAATTGAAATTAATAGAAAATCTGGCGTTCCGTTATATATACAAATAAAACAGTATATATGTGCACAAATTAATAATCATAATTGGCACCCTGGTTACAAGTTGCCTCCAGAGCGTGATTTTGCGAAAATGCTTGGGGTTAGTCGTAATACTGTAAGCATGGCTTACAAGGAGTTAGAAGATGAAAACCGACTAATTTCAAGGCAGGGTAAAGGAACGTTTGTTGTTGAGGAAACTTTATCTAATCAAAAAAAGATGCTTTCTAAGTTAATGGATGATGCTATTGAAGAAGCAATTCAACAAGGATATAGTAATGAAGATATTCTCTCAATGGTTTCACAAATCATTAATAAAAAAAGTGAAGAATTACGTAAAGTAAATATATTGTTTATAGAATGTAACAATGAACAAGTTGATTTCTTTGCAAAAGAGTTATCAAGTGAATCTGGTATTTATGTAGAACCTCTTGTTATTTCTGAAATAAAAGATAGACAACAGTTCTTAAAGTACATTAAAAAATTCGACCTAATTGTTACAACATATTTTCACTACGATCAAGTTAAATCTTTAGTAGGGACTTATGAGATAGGTGTTTTGGCAATATCTTTGGCACCACAATTAGAAACAATGATTAGAATTGCGCAGTTAAAGAAAGATGAGTGTTTAGGATTAATCTGTATTACTGATATATTTGCAGAAATGGTACATCAACTTATTATATCAGCAGGTATTAAAGTAAAAGTTTTTAACTATACCGTAACAAAAGATATTGATGAACTTAGAAAATTTATTACTTCATGTAACTTTATCTTAACCTCCCCTGGTCGTAAAAAAGAGGTTATGGCATTGGCCAACGAAGATACTGAAGTAATTGAATTTGTTTACAGACCTGATGTAGGATCTGTAAATACCTTAAAAAAAGCAGTGCTAAACTTTAAAAGAAGGTCTAGTAAGGAGCGAGTAAAATGA
- a CDS encoding undecaprenyl-diphosphate phosphatase, translating into MSIPVIAGATILKIPALFTTTGLDIKSIIIGTIASFLAGIVAIKFLLAFIKQRGWKAFSVYCAVVGIIIILTTIF; encoded by the coding sequence ATGTCAATACCTGTGATTGCAGGAGCTACTATTTTAAAGATACCTGCTTTATTTACAACAACTGGACTTGATATAAAGAGTATAATAATAGGTACTATTGCTTCATTTTTAGCTGGAATTGTAGCTATTAAATTTTTATTAGCATTTATTAAACAGCGAGGATGGAAAGCATTTTCTGTGTACTGTGCTGTTGTTGGTATAATTATTATATTAACTACCATATTTTAA